One window from the genome of Oryza glaberrima chromosome 3, OglaRS2, whole genome shotgun sequence encodes:
- the LOC127767032 gene encoding asparagine synthetase [glutamine-hydrolyzing] 1, which translates to MCGILAVLGAADWSQAKRAHILSCSRRLKHRGPDWSGLYQCEGNFLAQQRLAIVSPLSGDQPLYNADRTIVVVANGEIYNHKKIRKQFASKHTFSTGSDCEVIIPLYEEYGEDFVDMLDGVFAFVLYDTRTKTYMAARDAIGVNPLYIGRGSDGAVWISSEMKALNEDCVEFEIFPPGHLYSSAAGGLRRWYKPQWFAENVPATPYQPLLLREAFEKAVIKRLMTDVPFGVLLSGGLDSSLVAAVTKRHLIKTEAAEKFGAELHSFVVGLEGSPDLIAAREVADHLGTIHHEFHFTVQDGIDAIEEVIYHDETYDVTTIRASTPMFLMARKIKALGVKMVLSGEGSDELLGGYLYFHFAPNKEEFHKETCRKVKALHQYDCLRANKATSAWGLEVRVPFLDKEFINVAMSMDPEWKMYNADLGRIEKWVMRKAFDDEEHPYLPKHILYRQKEQFSDGVGYNWIDGLKAFTEQQVSDEMMKNAAKVYPHNTPVNKEAYYYRMIFERLFPQESARETVPWGPSIACSTPAAIEWVEQWKASHDPSGRLIASHNSASANHTNHANANANGNSNGKANCNCAMAANGTNGVGLVVANGTANGKMEA; encoded by the exons ATGTGCGGGATCCTGGCCGtgctcggcgccgccgactGGTCGCAGGCGAAGAGGGCTCACATCCTCTCCTGCTCCCGCAG GCTGAAGCACAGGGGACCCGACTGGTCCGGGTTGTACCAGTGCGAGGGAAACTTCCTCGCTCAGCAGCGTCTCGCCATCGTCTCCCCGCTCTCCGGCGACCAGCCGCTGTACAACGCGGACCGGACCATCGTCGTCGTG GCCAATGGAGAGATCTACAACCACAAGAAGATCAGGAAGCAGTTCGCCTCCAAGCACACGTTCAGCACCGGCAGCGACTGCGAGGTCATCATCCCGCTG TATGAGGAGTACGGCGAGGACTTCGTCGACATGCTGGACGGCGTGTTCGCCTTCGTCCTCTACGACACCCGCACCAAGACGTACATGGCCGCCCGCGACGCCATCGGCGTCAACCCCCTCTACATCGGCAGGGGCAGCGACG GCGCCGTCTGGATATCGTCCGAGATGAAGGCGCTGAACGAGGACTGCGTGGAGTTCGAGATCTTCCCTCCGGGCCACCTCTACTccagcgccgccggcgggctCCGGCGGTGGTACAAGCCGCAGTGGTTCGCCGAGAACGTCCCGGCGACGCCGTACCAGCCACTCCTCCTCAGAGAGGCCTTCGAGAAG GCCGTCATCAAGAGGCTCATGACCGACGTGCCCTTCGGCGTCCTCCTCTCCGGCGGCCTCGACTCCTCCCTCGTCGCCGCGGTGACCAAGCGCCACCTCATCAAGACTGAAGCCGCCGAGAAGTTCGGAGCTGAGCTCCATTCCTTCGTCGTTGGCCTTGAG GGTTCCCCTGACCTGATAGCTGCACGAGAGGTCGCTGACCACCTAGGAACCATCCATCACGAGTTCCACTTCACTGTCCAG GATGGCATCGACGCGATCGAGGAGGTCATCTACCACGACGAGACGTACGACGTGACGACGATACGGGCCAGCACGCCGATGTTCCTGATGGCGCGCAAGATCAAGGCGCTCGGGGTTAAGATGGTGCTGTCCGGTGAAGGCTccgacgagctcctcggcgGTTACCTCTACTTCCACTTCGCCCCCAACAAGGAAGAGTTCCACAAGGAGACCTGCCGCAAG GTGAAAGCACTTCATCAGTATGACTGTCTGCGTGCTAACAAGGCGACGTCTGCCTGGGGACTGGAGGTCCGTGTGCCGTTCCTCGACAAGGAGTTCATCAACGTCGCCATGAGCATGGACCCTGAGTGGAAGATG TACAATGCTGATCTTGGTCGCATCGAGAAGTGGGTTATGAGGAAGGCGTTCGACGACGAGGAGCATCCTTACCTGCCGAAG CACATTCTGTACAGGCAGAAAGAGCAGTTCAGTGATGGCGTCGGCTACAACTGGATCGATGGCCTGAAGGCTTTCACCGAGCAGCAG GTCAGTGATGAAATGATGAAGAACGCTGCCAAAGTGTACCCGCACAACACGCCCGTCAACAAGGAGGCGTACTACTACCGCATGATATTTGAGAGGCTCTTCCCGCAG GAATCGGCGAGGGAGACGGTGCCGTGGGGCCCGAGCATCGCGTgcagcacgccggcggcgatcgAGTGGGTGGAGCAGTGGAAGGCGTCGCACGACCCATCCGGCCGGCTGATCGCCTCCCACAACTCCGCCTCCGCCAACCACACCAACCACGCAAACGCCAACGCCAACGGCAACAGCAACGGCAAGGCCAACTGCAACTGCGCGATGGCAGCCAACGGGACGAACGGCGTCGGCCTGGTTGTGGCCAACGGGACAGCCAACGGGAAGATGGAAGCATAA
- the LOC127767034 gene encoding probable xylan O-acetyltransferase 8 isoform X1 translates to MVQLPAMKRVKGRAPLSVVVAIIGGLALAGIIFTEDLRGLTEVKEKVTDKEKKRTSLRTVMRTSALLSADVAVLSVEPATATPPPAPKMAFNGTRCSVTDGYWAYDRSKKLPYTDQTCPYVDRQDSCQRNGRPDSDYLYWDWHLDDCLLPRFDPVSMLEKLRGKRIMFVGDSLQLGQWLSFVCLVNSAVPDTPGAKSMERSRTLSVYTVKEYNASIEFYWAPFLVESNSDRNIALGAGGRVLHVDAIEEHGKHWRRADILVFDSYVWWMTGYRIKSVWGSFGDDGYEELDAWVAYRLGLKTWANWVDSNVDPATTRVFFMSISTTHMRSEDWGREGGIRCYNETWPITQRGYRGSGSDRRMMEVMSDVLGRMRTPVTLLNITQLTEHRVDAHVSVYTETGGLLVTDEEKADPQRYTDCIHWCIPGVPDTWNRLLYAHL, encoded by the exons ATGGTTCAGCTTCCCGCAATGAAGCGCGTGAAGGGGCGGGCCCCACTGTCAGTGGTGGTGGCGATCATCGGCGGGCTGGCTCTCGCGGGCATCATCTTTACAGAGGACCTCCGGGGTCTCACTG AGGTCAAGGAGAAGGTGACAGataaggagaagaagagaacgTCGCTGCGGACCGTGATGAGGACGTCGGCGTTGCTCTCTGCTGATGTAGCGGTGCTCTCGGTCGAACCAGCAacggcaacgccgccgccagcgccgaaGATGGCGTTCAACGGGACCCGGTGCAGCGTGACGGATGGGTACTGGGCGTACGACAGGTCCAAGAAGCTGCCTTACACGGACCAGACGTGCCCATACGTTGACAGGCAGGACTCTTGCCAGAGGAACGGCAGGCCGGACAGCGACTACCTATACTGGGATTGGCATCTTGATGACTGCCTTCTCCCGAG GTTTGACCCTGTGTCCATGCTGGAGAAGCTGCGGGGGAAGCGGATCATGTTCGTGGGCGACTCGCTGCAGCTGGGCCAGTGGCTCTCCTTCGTCTGCCTCGTCAACTCCGCCGTCCCGGACACCCCGGGCGCCAAGTCCATGGAGCGCAGCCGCACCCTCTCCGTCTACACCGTCAAA GAGTACAACGCGTCCATCGAGTTCTACTGGGCGCCGTTCCTGGTGGAGTCCAACTCGGACCGGAACATCGCGCTGGGCGCGGGCGGCCGCGTCCTGCACGTCGACGCCATCGAGGAGCACGGCAAGCACTGGCGCCGCGCCGACATCCTCGTCTTCGACAGCTACGTCTGGTGGATGACCGGCTACAGGATCAAATCGGT GTGGGGATCGTTCGGGGACGATGGGTACGAGGAGCTGGACGCCTGGGTGGCGTACCGGCTGGGCCTCAAGACGTGGGCCAACTGGGTCGACTCCAACGTCGATCCCGCCACCACCCGCGTCTTCTTCATGTCCATCTCCACCACGCACATGAG GAGCGAGGACTggggaagggaaggaggaaTCAGGTGCTACAACGAGACGTGGCCGATCACGCAGCGGGGCTACCGAGGCAGCGGCTCCGACCGTCGGATGATGGAGGTGATGTCCGACGTGCTGGGCAGGATGAGGACCCCCGTCACGCTGCTCAACATCACCCAGCTCACGGAGCACCGCGTCGACGCCCACGTCTCCGTCTACACCGAGaccggcggcctcctcgtcaCCGACGAGGAGAAGGCCGATCCGCAGCGCTACACCGACTGCATCCACTGGTGCATCCCCGGCGTGCCGGACACATGGAACCGACTCCTCTACGCCCACTTGTAG
- the LOC127767034 gene encoding probable xylan O-acetyltransferase 8 isoform X2: MVQLPAMKRVKGRAPLSVVVAIIGGLALAGIIFTEDLRGLTEVKEKVTDKEKKRTSLRTVMRTSALLSADVAVLSVEPATATPPPAPKMAFNGTRCSVTDGYWAYDRSKKLPYTDQTCPYVDRQDSCQRNGRPDSDYLYWDWHLDDCLLPRFDPVSMLEKLRGKRIMFVGDSLQLGQWLSFVCLVNSAVPDTPGAKSMERSRTLSVYTVKEYNASIEFYWAPFLVESNSDRNIALGAGGRVLHVDAIEEHGKHWRRADILVFDSYVWWMTGYRIKSVSEDWGREGGIRCYNETWPITQRGYRGSGSDRRMMEVMSDVLGRMRTPVTLLNITQLTEHRVDAHVSVYTETGGLLVTDEEKADPQRYTDCIHWCIPGVPDTWNRLLYAHL, translated from the exons ATGGTTCAGCTTCCCGCAATGAAGCGCGTGAAGGGGCGGGCCCCACTGTCAGTGGTGGTGGCGATCATCGGCGGGCTGGCTCTCGCGGGCATCATCTTTACAGAGGACCTCCGGGGTCTCACTG AGGTCAAGGAGAAGGTGACAGataaggagaagaagagaacgTCGCTGCGGACCGTGATGAGGACGTCGGCGTTGCTCTCTGCTGATGTAGCGGTGCTCTCGGTCGAACCAGCAacggcaacgccgccgccagcgccgaaGATGGCGTTCAACGGGACCCGGTGCAGCGTGACGGATGGGTACTGGGCGTACGACAGGTCCAAGAAGCTGCCTTACACGGACCAGACGTGCCCATACGTTGACAGGCAGGACTCTTGCCAGAGGAACGGCAGGCCGGACAGCGACTACCTATACTGGGATTGGCATCTTGATGACTGCCTTCTCCCGAG GTTTGACCCTGTGTCCATGCTGGAGAAGCTGCGGGGGAAGCGGATCATGTTCGTGGGCGACTCGCTGCAGCTGGGCCAGTGGCTCTCCTTCGTCTGCCTCGTCAACTCCGCCGTCCCGGACACCCCGGGCGCCAAGTCCATGGAGCGCAGCCGCACCCTCTCCGTCTACACCGTCAAA GAGTACAACGCGTCCATCGAGTTCTACTGGGCGCCGTTCCTGGTGGAGTCCAACTCGGACCGGAACATCGCGCTGGGCGCGGGCGGCCGCGTCCTGCACGTCGACGCCATCGAGGAGCACGGCAAGCACTGGCGCCGCGCCGACATCCTCGTCTTCGACAGCTACGTCTGGTGGATGACCGGCTACAGGATCAAATCGGT GAGCGAGGACTggggaagggaaggaggaaTCAGGTGCTACAACGAGACGTGGCCGATCACGCAGCGGGGCTACCGAGGCAGCGGCTCCGACCGTCGGATGATGGAGGTGATGTCCGACGTGCTGGGCAGGATGAGGACCCCCGTCACGCTGCTCAACATCACCCAGCTCACGGAGCACCGCGTCGACGCCCACGTCTCCGTCTACACCGAGaccggcggcctcctcgtcaCCGACGAGGAGAAGGCCGATCCGCAGCGCTACACCGACTGCATCCACTGGTGCATCCCCGGCGTGCCGGACACATGGAACCGACTCCTCTACGCCCACTTGTAG